A genomic region of Bernardetia sp. ABR2-2B contains the following coding sequences:
- a CDS encoding DUF4231 domain-containing protein → MENNNSSTENLSSKKKYSGQSYNHNPQERTVALMSDEEYINERLVSQMEWYDRKSSENKSKYKRIKRTESVIAALIPVVITFGAFKIVQENDLGVYLQVIAALAGVALVIMNSFLELDEHHKLWKEYRVTCEMMRHERYMYMTRSEPYDEADAFPLLVEKIEAILNSETQRWKQIDKKTDKQAKNPIPQEEDELSNNNDKKTSIN, encoded by the coding sequence ATGGAAAATAATAATTCCTCTACTGAAAACCTTTCTTCTAAAAAGAAATATTCAGGACAATCATACAACCACAACCCACAAGAAAGAACTGTGGCTCTAATGAGTGATGAAGAATATATAAATGAGCGTTTGGTATCTCAAATGGAGTGGTATGACAGAAAAAGTAGTGAAAATAAATCAAAATACAAGCGTATTAAAAGAACTGAATCAGTTATTGCTGCCCTTATTCCTGTCGTAATTACTTTTGGAGCTTTTAAAATTGTTCAAGAAAATGATTTGGGTGTTTACCTTCAAGTCATTGCTGCATTAGCTGGTGTGGCATTAGTAATTATGAATAGCTTTTTAGAACTTGACGAACATCATAAATTATGGAAAGAATATCGTGTAACGTGCGAAATGATGCGTCATGAACGTTATATGTATATGACACGTAGTGAACCCTATGATGAAGCTGATGCTTTTCCTCTTTTAGTAGAAAAAATTGAAGCTATTCTTAACTCTGAAACACAACGTTGGAAACAAATCGATAAAAAGACTGACAAACAAGCAAAAAATCCTATCCCACAAGAAGAAGATGAACTATCAAATAACAATGATAAAAAAACTTCAATTAATTAA
- a CDS encoding DUF5362 family protein: MQNDNFLDKDSFYSETGFQITNRSKNFLATAAFWGKIVAILGFLFTALMVLFILAILFTDLSEFNRELGGFGMLSTKIGVSMLYFLIALSYFVPSLYLFLFAQKTQESIRHSDNRTLEEGLKNLKSLFKFAGIITLITLALFGFVLVFFMFVGASM, encoded by the coding sequence ATGCAAAACGATAATTTTTTAGATAAAGATTCTTTTTATTCAGAAACAGGATTTCAAATTACTAACCGTTCGAAAAACTTTCTTGCTACGGCAGCTTTTTGGGGAAAAATAGTAGCTATTTTGGGTTTTCTATTTACAGCCCTTATGGTTTTGTTTATTTTGGCTATTCTGTTCACAGATTTGTCTGAGTTTAATAGAGAACTAGGGGGTTTTGGTATGTTAAGTACAAAAATAGGCGTTTCTATGCTCTATTTCTTAATCGCTTTATCTTACTTTGTTCCTTCTTTGTATTTATTTTTATTTGCTCAAAAAACCCAAGAATCTATACGCCATTCAGATAATAGAACGTTAGAGGAAGGATTAAAAAATTTAAAATCACTTTTTAAGTTTGCAGGAATAATTACGCTGATTACCTTAGCTTTATTTGGTTTTGTACTTGTGTTTTTTATGTTTGTAGGAGCTAGTATGTAA
- a CDS encoding nucleotide exchange factor GrpE — MNTTNNSENDSTTNHTEENLNTESNSETTSDTSAEKNEETTAETDNSTEEVKAEPDYHAELLELKDKHLRLYSEFENFRRRTAKEKIEHKQLANKNMMAALIPVLDDFQRAEGSINQAEDQDSKADIAFDAIGILQKRFRSVLEQQGLKEMESPIGQPLDTDVHEAITTTPAPSDDLKGKIVDQVEKGYFLNDKVVRFAKVVVGA, encoded by the coding sequence ATGAACACTACTAATAATTCTGAAAATGATTCTACGACTAATCACACAGAAGAAAATCTAAATACAGAATCAAATTCAGAAACTACTTCGGACACTTCGGCAGAAAAAAACGAAGAGACAACAGCAGAAACTGACAATTCAACAGAAGAAGTAAAAGCAGAACCAGATTATCATGCCGAGCTTTTAGAATTGAAAGACAAGCATTTGCGTTTGTACTCTGAATTCGAAAACTTTCGTCGTCGTACTGCAAAAGAAAAAATTGAGCATAAACAACTTGCCAATAAAAACATGATGGCTGCACTTATTCCTGTTTTAGATGACTTCCAACGTGCAGAAGGTTCAATTAATCAAGCAGAAGACCAAGATTCGAAAGCAGATATTGCCTTTGATGCCATCGGAATTTTACAGAAGCGTTTTCGTTCTGTCTTAGAACAACAAGGACTTAAAGAAATGGAGTCGCCTATTGGTCAGCCACTAGATACAGATGTACACGAGGCAATCACAACTACACCAGCTCCTTCAGATGATTTAAAAGGAAAAATAGTTGATCAAGTAGAAAAAGGATATTTTCTTAATGATAAAGTAGTTCGCTTTGCTAAAGTAGTTGTAGGAGCGTAG
- a CDS encoding DUF6702 family protein, with the protein MSKNKYSTINNRFWCPHQRHLYTILLLTFCLFSFIPKHAMHLSITEMDFRVKEDKTEIQISHKIFIDDLEKALRKNYEIAFQKQKPNLSTKTQHKHIDRYIYDYLKKVVDLKINSQKKEINYIGLEFEGDVVWVYGVVEKESSDEKESISIKNMILMDLFDDQRNMLYLSHQKKGKEFLNFMNDERIQTIMF; encoded by the coding sequence ATGTCAAAAAATAAATATTCAACAATAAATAACCGTTTTTGGTGTCCTCACCAACGACATTTATACACTATTTTATTACTAACTTTTTGTCTTTTTTCATTCATTCCAAAACATGCTATGCATTTGAGCATTACGGAAATGGATTTCAGAGTAAAAGAAGACAAAACAGAAATTCAAATCTCTCATAAAATTTTTATAGATGATTTGGAAAAAGCTCTTCGAAAGAATTATGAAATTGCTTTTCAGAAACAAAAACCTAATCTTTCTACTAAAACACAACATAAGCATATTGATAGATATATTTATGATTATCTAAAAAAGGTAGTAGATTTAAAAATTAATTCTCAAAAAAAAGAAATAAATTATATTGGGCTAGAGTTTGAAGGAGATGTAGTTTGGGTGTACGGAGTTGTGGAAAAAGAAAGTTCAGATGAAAAAGAATCCATTTCTATAAAGAATATGATTTTGATGGATTTATTTGACGACCAGCGAAATATGCTTTACCTTTCTCATCAGAAAAAGGGAAAAGAATTTTTGAACTTTATGAATGATGAACGCATACAAACAATTATGTTTTAA
- a CDS encoding patatin-like phospholipase family protein has protein sequence MTNNKLFNPTQKPIGITLSGGGGRALVHLGILKALEEKKIQPQKISGVSMGGIIGAMWAAGYSADETTKIFHSESWKKWFRPTWSENGLISIQKLGKLFSKYLPKTFEELKVPLIISAFCLQTAKIERFESGDLISALLASMAVPAVFSPVRIGRYDFVDSGLLENLPVKPFQNERQESDYFIIGIHSNALTENFIPISTRSVIERYFQAVGVFFVQGDSKNCDVYIEPQEIATVKFSNMDIDKAYLIGYNYTTKFLNEFDIQSV, from the coding sequence ATGACAAATAATAAACTCTTCAATCCTACTCAAAAACCTATTGGAATTACTCTTTCTGGTGGTGGTGGACGTGCTTTAGTTCATTTAGGAATCTTGAAAGCATTAGAGGAAAAAAAAATACAGCCTCAGAAAATAAGTGGTGTAAGTATGGGAGGAATTATTGGGGCGATGTGGGCAGCAGGATATTCAGCTGATGAAACAACAAAAATATTCCATTCTGAAAGCTGGAAAAAATGGTTTAGACCTACATGGAGCGAAAATGGACTTATATCTATTCAAAAACTAGGTAAATTATTTAGTAAATACCTTCCAAAGACTTTTGAAGAACTAAAAGTTCCTCTAATTATTTCAGCTTTTTGTTTGCAGACTGCAAAAATAGAACGTTTCGAAAGTGGAGACTTAATCTCTGCTTTACTTGCTTCAATGGCTGTTCCTGCTGTTTTCTCACCTGTCAGAATTGGAAGATATGATTTTGTAGATAGTGGGTTGTTGGAAAATCTACCTGTAAAACCTTTTCAGAATGAACGGCAAGAATCAGATTATTTCATAATTGGTATTCACTCAAATGCTCTTACCGAAAATTTTATTCCTATCTCCACTCGTTCGGTTATAGAAAGGTATTTTCAAGCTGTGGGTGTGTTTTTTGTACAAGGAGATAGTAAGAACTGTGATGTGTATATCGAACCTCAAGAAATTGCTACCGTAAAATTTTCCAATATGGATATTGATAAAGCTTATCTAATTGGATATAACTACACAACAAAATTTTTAAATGAATTTGATATTCAAAGTGTTTGA
- a CDS encoding N-acetylmuramoyl-L-alanine amidase, which produces MKKAYLPYTCLLIVLFFISSAFVSSNSNPDLESGEEKFIPKTEVAPKLLSDRCSRNRSSSASITHVMLHFCSNAAVKPENPYNLKDILNIFETYKVSAHYIIDREGVIHHLVNEDRAAHHAGKGHLSHEGNNHHNDLNGRSIGIEMMAIGTQKEMSKFISTASYSKINKNDVGFTEAQYKSLARLLEDIESRHTDISHDRKHIVGHDEYAPSRRSDPGSLFDWNKIGLAEK; this is translated from the coding sequence ATGAAAAAAGCCTACCTGCCATACACTTGCCTACTCATTGTTTTATTTTTTATATCTTCTGCTTTTGTTTCTTCCAATTCAAATCCTGATTTAGAAAGTGGCGAAGAAAAATTTATTCCCAAAACAGAAGTTGCTCCAAAACTTTTATCTGATAGATGCTCTCGCAATCGCTCTTCTTCTGCTTCTATCACACACGTAATGCTTCATTTTTGTAGTAATGCAGCTGTCAAACCAGAGAATCCATATAACTTAAAAGATATTTTAAATATTTTTGAAACCTATAAAGTTTCAGCACACTATATTATTGATAGAGAGGGAGTTATTCATCACTTAGTGAATGAAGATCGTGCAGCACATCACGCAGGAAAAGGACATTTATCACATGAAGGAAACAATCATCATAATGATTTGAACGGACGTTCGATAGGAATTGAGATGATGGCAATCGGAACGCAAAAAGAAATGTCAAAGTTTATTTCTACAGCTTCTTATTCAAAAATAAATAAAAATGATGTTGGTTTTACAGAAGCACAATACAAATCTTTAGCTCGTCTTTTAGAAGATATTGAAAGTCGTCATACAGATATTAGCCACGACCGTAAGCATATAGTAGGACACGACGAATATGCTCCTTCACGCAGAAGCGACCCAGGAAGCTTGTTTGATTGGAATAAGATTGGTTTGGCAGAAAAATAG
- a CDS encoding Rho termination factor N-terminal domain-containing protein produces the protein MIIKSLLEIAFYSSLLVAKKVGSTIEENLPFSEKKVKPVALRTVIATPKEEEKEVIKKEKGAKKVTPKEEAKIMNYSLKTKKELYEIAQEIDLEGRSTMNKAELLKALQAHSKK, from the coding sequence ATGATTATTAAAAGTTTATTAGAAATTGCATTTTATAGTTCTTTGTTAGTAGCCAAAAAAGTAGGTTCTACAATAGAAGAAAACTTACCTTTTTCGGAAAAGAAAGTCAAACCTGTTGCTCTAAGAACTGTAATAGCAACGCCAAAAGAAGAGGAAAAAGAGGTTATTAAAAAAGAGAAAGGAGCAAAAAAAGTAACTCCAAAAGAAGAGGCAAAAATCATGAACTATTCATTAAAAACTAAGAAAGAACTCTATGAAATAGCACAAGAAATAGACCTTGAAGGACGCTCAACAATGAATAAAGCAGAATTATTGAAAGCATTACAAGCACATTCTAAAAAATAA